From one Anaeromyxobacter diazotrophicus genomic stretch:
- a CDS encoding phosphatase PAP2 family protein, translating to MLAPLLGLLLATAPMDLPGAAPAPAAADGGAGPAGAPLQVYRLRPALDAAVMSVSALAISVPSLLASEIIRRRCPCDPSELPSFDRGAVGNHDAAADVTSDVTAVLAMAGPPLLDLLDVGAGEALYTDAAVFAETLLVNGALVEIAKYAVQRPLPRTYASDPSLVNAPGGYRSFYSGHTSTVFAALTASAMTLRLRYGERWWPWTVAGAVGASVAVERVAAGRHFPSDVAVGAVAGTAVGVLIPWLHAEASPVALVPAPHGLGLAFRN from the coding sequence GTGCTCGCGCCCCTGCTCGGCCTGCTCCTCGCGACCGCCCCGATGGACCTGCCCGGCGCGGCGCCCGCTCCGGCGGCCGCGGACGGCGGCGCGGGTCCGGCCGGCGCGCCGCTCCAGGTCTACCGGCTCCGCCCGGCGCTCGACGCCGCGGTCATGAGCGTCTCGGCCCTCGCCATCTCGGTCCCGTCCCTGCTGGCCTCGGAGATCATCCGCCGGCGCTGTCCCTGCGACCCCTCGGAGCTCCCCAGCTTCGACCGCGGGGCCGTCGGCAACCACGACGCGGCCGCGGACGTGACGAGCGACGTCACCGCGGTGCTCGCCATGGCCGGCCCGCCGCTCCTCGATCTGCTCGACGTGGGCGCCGGCGAGGCGCTGTACACGGACGCGGCGGTCTTCGCGGAGACGCTGCTCGTCAACGGTGCGCTGGTCGAGATCGCGAAGTACGCCGTCCAGCGCCCGCTGCCGCGCACCTACGCCAGCGACCCGTCGCTCGTGAACGCCCCGGGCGGCTACCGCTCGTTCTACTCGGGCCACACCTCCACCGTGTTCGCGGCCCTGACCGCGTCCGCCATGACCCTGCGGCTGCGGTACGGCGAGCGCTGGTGGCCCTGGACGGTCGCCGGGGCGGTGGGGGCGAGCGTGGCGGTCGAGCGGGTCGCGGCGGGGCGCCACTTCCCGAGCGACGTGGCGGTGGGCGCGGTGGCCGGGACGGCCGTCGGCGTGCTCATCCCGTGGCTCCACGCCGAGGCGTCCCCGGTCGCGCTGGTGCCGGCGCCCCACGGCCTCGGGCTCGCGTTCCGGAACTGA
- a CDS encoding potassium/proton antiporter has translation MPTPEPATTAVALLAAAILLVLSALVSRTSIRVGLPLPLAFLALGMAAGSEGLGGIRFSDYGLAFRLGTVALALILFDGGLNTPVRALRAAAGPAGVLATVGVAGVALAAAGGARLVGLPWPHALVFGAVVSSTDAASVFAVLRGGGIQLKHRVAQVLEVESGLNDPMAVILTFALTRMLASGEPPGLALLGETLLQVVVGAGLGVALGLGGRMLLWRARLTSSGLYPVLTLAIALAAFSLPTLLRGSGFLAVFVAGSVLGERALPHQTGIRRVHDALAWVGQIGMFLVLGLLVFPSRLVPIALESVLLALFLAFVARPLVVVACLAPFRFPAREALYIGWVGLRGAVPIILAVFPVLAGAPGAERIFDVVFFVVVVNALVPGWTVRWLARRIGLEEQRAPTPGAVLEISSAVPVDGEILSFYVSGASAVAGSAVSELPFPAGTRVLLVARERQIVAPKGSTVLQPGDHVHVFCEPGEKGLVQLLFGAEETE, from the coding sequence GTGCCCACCCCCGAGCCCGCCACCACCGCAGTCGCGCTCCTCGCGGCGGCCATCCTGCTCGTGCTGAGCGCGCTCGTCAGCCGGACCTCGATCCGCGTCGGGCTGCCGCTCCCGCTGGCGTTCCTGGCGCTCGGCATGGCCGCCGGCTCCGAGGGGCTGGGCGGCATCCGCTTCTCCGACTACGGCCTCGCCTTCCGGCTCGGGACGGTGGCGCTCGCGCTCATCCTCTTCGACGGCGGGCTCAACACGCCCGTCCGCGCCCTGCGCGCCGCCGCCGGGCCGGCCGGGGTGCTCGCGACGGTGGGCGTGGCCGGGGTCGCGCTCGCCGCGGCGGGGGGCGCCCGCCTCGTCGGCCTGCCCTGGCCGCACGCGCTGGTGTTCGGCGCGGTGGTCTCCTCGACCGACGCGGCGTCGGTCTTCGCCGTGCTGCGCGGCGGCGGGATCCAGCTCAAGCACCGCGTGGCGCAGGTGCTGGAGGTCGAGTCGGGGCTGAACGACCCGATGGCGGTCATTCTCACCTTCGCCCTCACCCGCATGCTCGCCTCGGGCGAGCCGCCGGGCCTGGCGCTCCTGGGCGAGACGCTGCTGCAGGTGGTGGTCGGCGCCGGCCTGGGCGTGGCCCTCGGCCTGGGCGGGCGGATGCTCCTGTGGCGGGCGCGCCTCACCTCGAGCGGGCTCTACCCGGTGCTGACGCTCGCCATCGCGCTGGCGGCCTTCTCGCTGCCGACGCTGCTCCGGGGCAGCGGCTTCCTGGCCGTGTTCGTGGCGGGCTCGGTGCTCGGCGAGCGCGCCCTGCCCCACCAGACCGGCATCCGCCGCGTGCACGACGCGCTCGCCTGGGTGGGGCAGATCGGCATGTTCCTCGTGCTCGGGCTGCTCGTCTTCCCGTCGCGGCTCGTGCCCATCGCGCTCGAGAGCGTGCTGCTCGCGCTCTTCCTCGCCTTCGTGGCGCGGCCGCTGGTGGTGGTCGCCTGCCTCGCGCCGTTCCGCTTCCCGGCGCGCGAGGCGCTCTACATCGGCTGGGTGGGGCTGCGCGGGGCGGTGCCGATCATCCTGGCGGTCTTCCCGGTGCTGGCGGGGGCGCCGGGCGCCGAGCGGATCTTCGACGTGGTCTTCTTCGTGGTGGTGGTGAACGCGCTCGTGCCGGGCTGGACGGTGCGGTGGCTGGCGCGCCGCATCGGGCTGGAGGAGCAGCGGGCGCCCACGCCGGGCGCCGTCCTCGAGATCAGCTCCGCGGTGCCGGTCGACGGGGAGATCCTGTCCTTCTACGTCTCGGGGGCGAGCGCCGTGGCCGGCTCGGCCGTCTCCGAGCTGCCCTTCCCGGCCGGCACGCGGGTGCTGCTCGTGGCGCGCGAGCGGCAGATCGTGGCCCCGAAGGGCTCGACCGTGCTCCAGCCCGGCGACCACGTCCACGTCTTCTGCGAGCCCGGCGAGAAGGGGCTGGTCCAGCTCCTCTTCGGCGCGGAGGAGACGGAGTAG
- a CDS encoding bifunctional alpha,alpha-trehalose-phosphate synthase (UDP-forming)/trehalose-phosphatase, with the protein MGRLLIVSNRLPVTVKAGRGGAVEIQLSTGGLATGMKGPHERLGGLWIGWPGDLEGLSAAARDEADARLAEHRLVPVPLSADEIARYYEGYSNAILWPLFHYSAARLPPEVSGFDVYERVNARFAGAVADQWREGDLVWIHDYQLMLVPAMLRERLPGARIGFFLHIPFPSSEIFRLLPQRERLLEGLLGADLLGFHTSTFVRHFASSALRLVGATTEVDRVRWRGREVRLGVFPMGIDAAHFDALARSPEVEERARAHRAEGTPILLGIDRLDYTKGIQRRLLAYEALLRAHPELRKKVRLVQVAVPSRENVEAYRELRDEVDALVGRIHGEYATPGWSPIHYLYRGLAPPDLVALYRAADAVLVTPLRDGMNLVAKEFVAARPDGDGVLVLSEFAGAAAELAEALLVNPYDVEHTAEVFHRALTLPEDERRTRMALLRERVLGHDVHGWARAFVAALEQVEAAGGRVETAPSPPAVLRAALARARAAPRLGLLLDYDGTLVPFAPTPDLAAPDPALLELLRALAARPGTQVHLVSGRRRESLQRWFGALPLGLHAEHGLWARPRGGTWQAVPIPEARWRAPVLGILRGFTDRTPGSIIEEKTAGLAWHYRSADPEYGAAQAKELSLHLTELLREEPVEILPGDRVLEVRPRGVDKGRAVGLALGAGDGSLLVAMGDDRTDEDLFAALPEGSLAIHVGPAPSRAALRVADVRAARAALADLLSPA; encoded by the coding sequence GTGGGCCGCCTCCTCATCGTGTCCAACCGCCTGCCGGTGACGGTGAAGGCGGGCCGCGGCGGCGCGGTGGAGATCCAGCTCAGCACCGGCGGGCTCGCCACCGGGATGAAGGGGCCGCACGAGCGCCTCGGCGGGCTGTGGATCGGCTGGCCGGGGGACCTCGAGGGGCTGTCGGCCGCCGCCAGGGACGAGGCGGACGCGCGCCTCGCCGAGCACCGGCTCGTGCCGGTGCCGCTCTCCGCCGACGAGATCGCGCGCTACTACGAGGGGTACTCGAACGCCATCCTCTGGCCGCTCTTCCACTACTCGGCGGCGCGCCTGCCGCCCGAGGTGAGCGGGTTCGACGTGTACGAGCGCGTGAACGCCCGCTTCGCCGGCGCGGTGGCCGACCAGTGGCGCGAGGGGGACCTCGTCTGGATCCACGACTACCAGCTCATGCTGGTGCCGGCCATGCTGCGCGAGCGACTCCCCGGGGCGCGCATCGGGTTCTTCCTGCACATCCCCTTCCCCTCCTCCGAGATCTTCCGGCTCCTGCCGCAGCGGGAGCGCCTCCTGGAGGGGCTCCTGGGGGCCGACCTCCTCGGCTTCCACACCTCGACCTTCGTCCGGCACTTCGCCTCCTCGGCGCTGCGGCTGGTGGGCGCCACCACCGAGGTGGACCGCGTCCGCTGGCGCGGCCGCGAGGTGCGGCTCGGCGTCTTCCCCATGGGCATCGACGCCGCCCACTTCGACGCGCTGGCGCGGTCGCCGGAGGTGGAGGAGCGCGCGCGCGCCCACCGGGCCGAGGGCACGCCCATCCTCCTCGGCATCGACCGGCTGGACTACACGAAGGGGATCCAGCGCCGCCTGCTCGCCTACGAGGCGCTGCTGCGGGCCCACCCGGAGCTGCGGAAGAAGGTGCGCCTGGTCCAGGTGGCGGTCCCCTCGCGCGAGAACGTCGAGGCCTACCGCGAGCTGCGCGACGAGGTGGACGCGCTGGTGGGCCGCATCCACGGCGAGTACGCCACGCCCGGTTGGTCGCCCATCCACTACCTGTACCGGGGCCTCGCCCCGCCCGACCTGGTGGCGCTCTACCGGGCGGCCGACGCGGTGCTGGTGACGCCGCTGCGCGACGGGATGAACCTGGTCGCGAAGGAGTTCGTCGCGGCGCGGCCGGACGGCGACGGCGTGCTCGTCCTGTCGGAGTTCGCGGGCGCCGCGGCGGAGCTGGCGGAGGCGCTGCTCGTGAACCCGTACGACGTGGAGCACACGGCCGAGGTGTTCCACCGCGCGCTCACGCTGCCCGAGGACGAGCGGCGGACGCGCATGGCGCTCCTGCGCGAGCGCGTGCTCGGCCACGACGTGCACGGCTGGGCCCGCGCCTTCGTGGCGGCGCTCGAGCAGGTGGAGGCCGCCGGCGGGCGCGTCGAGACCGCGCCCTCCCCTCCGGCCGTCCTCCGCGCCGCGCTGGCGCGCGCCCGGGCGGCGCCGCGGCTGGGCCTGCTCCTCGACTACGACGGGACGCTCGTGCCGTTCGCGCCCACCCCCGACCTGGCCGCGCCCGATCCGGCGCTGCTCGAGCTGCTCCGCGCGCTGGCCGCCCGCCCGGGGACGCAGGTGCACCTCGTCTCCGGGCGCCGGCGGGAGAGCTTGCAGCGGTGGTTCGGGGCGCTGCCGCTCGGCCTCCACGCCGAGCACGGGCTGTGGGCGCGACCGCGGGGCGGCACCTGGCAGGCGGTGCCCATCCCGGAGGCGCGCTGGCGCGCGCCGGTCCTCGGCATCCTGCGCGGCTTCACCGACCGGACCCCGGGGTCCATCATCGAGGAGAAGACGGCCGGCCTCGCCTGGCACTACCGCAGCGCCGACCCCGAGTACGGCGCGGCCCAGGCGAAGGAGCTGTCCCTCCACCTCACGGAGCTGCTGCGCGAGGAGCCGGTCGAGATCCTGCCGGGCGACAGGGTGCTGGAGGTGCGGCCGCGGGGGGTGGACAAGGGCCGCGCGGTGGGGCTCGCCCTCGGCGCCGGGGACGGCTCGCTCCTCGTGGCGATGGGCGACGACCGGACCGACGAGGACCTCTTCGCCGCCCTGCCGGAGGGGAGCCTCGCCATCCACGTCGGGCCGGCGCCGAGCCGGGCCGCGCTGCGCGTGGCCGACGTGCGCGCGGCGCGCGCCGCGCTGGCGGACCTGCTCTCGCCCGCCTGA
- a CDS encoding carbon starvation CstA family protein has protein sequence MNTFPVMLATLLVFAVGYRYYSAFISAKALALDDLRSTPAHVYADGHNYVASPKWVLFGHHFAAIAGAGPLVGPTLAAQFGFAPGFLWILFGAVLCGCVHDFVVLVASVRHKGKSLADVARTEVGPFAGLVATFAVLLILLVTLAGLGVVVVNALAHSPWGIFTIGCTIPIAIVMGLAMFGKSHGAGGKVNVLWPSVFGVIALIAAVVAGRFVAQTSWASALTFSKEQVTVAMCLYGFIASVLPVWFLLEPRDYLSTYVKLGTIFALVVGVFVVHPDIKFPLVTQFVNGGGPIIKGKLFPFLFVTIACGAISGFHALVSSGTTPKMLDKESDARFIGYGAMMAEGLVAVLSLIAACSLFPGDYFAINVAPAAYAKLGYTPVNLDMFSTAVGESLAGRTGGAVSLAVGMAQIFAGVPGMKTLMGYWYHYVIMFEALFILTTIDTGTRVARYVLQELLGKVHKPFANSAWLPGNLIATGLVVMSWGYLIYTGNISTLWPLFGTGNQLLATIALAVGTTFLVNMGKAKYAALTAIPMVFVGVTTLTAGWLAIQNIFWPMTAKPATAFQGYLDSTLMTIFMAGVVLVLVNVARRCWLTLNGHPLPPEAFGKPVPADVPIRCC, from the coding sequence ATGAACACGTTCCCGGTCATGCTGGCGACGCTGCTCGTCTTCGCCGTCGGCTACCGCTACTACAGCGCCTTCATCTCGGCGAAGGCGCTCGCGCTCGACGATCTCCGCTCCACCCCGGCGCACGTCTACGCCGACGGCCACAACTACGTGGCCTCTCCGAAGTGGGTGCTCTTCGGCCACCACTTCGCCGCCATCGCCGGCGCCGGACCGCTGGTCGGCCCCACCCTGGCCGCGCAGTTCGGCTTCGCGCCCGGGTTCCTGTGGATCCTCTTCGGCGCCGTCCTCTGCGGCTGCGTCCACGACTTCGTGGTCCTCGTCGCCTCGGTCCGGCACAAGGGCAAGTCGCTCGCCGACGTGGCGCGCACCGAGGTCGGCCCGTTCGCCGGGCTCGTCGCCACCTTCGCCGTGCTGCTCATCCTGCTCGTGACCCTGGCGGGCCTGGGCGTGGTGGTGGTGAACGCGCTGGCGCACAGCCCGTGGGGCATCTTCACCATCGGCTGCACCATCCCCATCGCCATCGTCATGGGCCTCGCCATGTTCGGGAAGAGCCACGGCGCCGGCGGCAAGGTGAACGTGCTGTGGCCGAGCGTGTTCGGCGTCATCGCGCTCATCGCGGCGGTGGTGGCCGGCCGCTTCGTGGCCCAGACCTCGTGGGCGAGCGCGCTCACCTTCTCCAAGGAGCAGGTGACGGTGGCGATGTGCCTCTACGGCTTCATCGCCTCGGTGCTCCCGGTGTGGTTCCTGCTCGAGCCGCGCGACTACCTCTCCACCTACGTGAAGCTCGGCACCATCTTCGCGCTGGTGGTGGGCGTGTTCGTGGTGCACCCGGACATCAAGTTCCCGCTCGTCACCCAGTTCGTGAACGGCGGCGGCCCCATCATCAAGGGCAAGCTCTTCCCGTTCCTCTTCGTCACCATCGCCTGCGGCGCCATCTCCGGCTTCCACGCGCTGGTGAGCTCGGGCACGACGCCCAAGATGCTCGACAAGGAGAGCGACGCCCGCTTCATCGGCTACGGCGCCATGATGGCCGAGGGCCTGGTGGCGGTGCTGTCGCTCATCGCCGCCTGCTCGCTCTTCCCCGGCGACTACTTCGCGATCAACGTCGCCCCGGCCGCCTACGCCAAGCTCGGCTACACGCCGGTCAACCTCGACATGTTCTCGACCGCGGTCGGGGAGTCGCTCGCCGGACGCACCGGCGGCGCGGTCTCGCTCGCGGTGGGCATGGCCCAGATCTTCGCCGGCGTCCCCGGGATGAAGACGCTCATGGGCTACTGGTACCACTACGTCATCATGTTCGAGGCGCTGTTCATCCTCACCACCATCGACACCGGCACGCGCGTCGCGCGGTACGTGCTGCAGGAGCTGCTCGGCAAGGTGCACAAGCCCTTCGCGAACAGCGCCTGGCTGCCGGGTAACCTGATCGCCACCGGGCTCGTGGTGATGAGCTGGGGCTACCTCATCTACACCGGCAACATCTCGACCCTGTGGCCGCTCTTCGGCACCGGCAACCAGCTGCTCGCCACCATCGCGCTGGCGGTCGGGACCACCTTCCTCGTCAACATGGGCAAGGCCAAATACGCCGCCCTGACCGCCATCCCGATGGTGTTCGTCGGGGTCACCACCCTCACCGCCGGCTGGCTCGCCATCCAGAACATCTTCTGGCCCATGACCGCCAAGCCGGCCACGGCGTTCCAGGGCTACCTCGACTCCACCCTCATGACGATCTTCATGGCCGGGGTGGTGCTGGTGCTCGTCAACGTGGCGCGCCGCTGCTGGCTCACCCTCAACGGTCACCCGCTGCCGCCGGAGGCGTTCGGCAAGCCGGTGCCGGCCGACGTGCCGATCCGCTGCTGCTAG
- a CDS encoding PAS domain-containing sensor histidine kinase, whose amino-acid sequence MTEAGKERAAKAEPRGDRDGAAQRQRLREGALQLFVESVRDYALFMLDPGGRIATWNAGAERMKGWRAEEIVGQHFSAFYPAEEIARGKPEHELEVAAREGRFEDEGWRLRKDGSRFWANVVITAVRTREGELIGFGKVTRDLTQRKRAEEDRLAMVAQEEGLRAREELLVVAAHELRTPIAALQLHADLVRRTAEREGVTNDRLVDRLARLQHSATRLSRLVDAVLRVATLEPGRIELARQRLDLRALVERVVEEHRAEIATAGCAVRLEPGPPAVVSGDRHLLQVLLENLLANALKYGDRQPIQLRVAARGGRAAVSITDRGIGIAAERLPALFDRFSRAAAPRHYGGLGLGLWTVRAIAEAHGGSVRVASEAGHGATFEVELPAEVGAEAHAGASP is encoded by the coding sequence GTGACCGAAGCGGGCAAAGAGCGGGCCGCGAAGGCCGAGCCCCGGGGAGACCGGGACGGAGCCGCCCAGCGCCAGCGCCTCCGGGAGGGCGCCCTGCAGCTCTTCGTGGAGTCGGTGCGCGACTACGCCCTCTTCATGCTCGACCCCGGCGGACGCATCGCGACCTGGAACGCGGGCGCGGAGCGGATGAAAGGCTGGCGGGCGGAGGAGATCGTCGGGCAGCACTTCTCCGCGTTCTACCCGGCCGAGGAGATCGCGCGCGGGAAGCCGGAGCACGAGCTCGAGGTCGCCGCGCGCGAGGGCAGGTTCGAGGACGAGGGCTGGCGGCTGCGCAAGGACGGCTCGCGGTTCTGGGCCAACGTGGTCATCACCGCCGTCCGCACGCGGGAGGGCGAGCTCATCGGGTTCGGCAAGGTGACCCGCGATCTCACCCAGCGCAAGCGGGCGGAGGAGGACCGCCTCGCCATGGTGGCGCAGGAGGAGGGGCTGCGGGCGCGCGAGGAGCTGCTGGTCGTGGCGGCGCACGAGCTGCGGACGCCCATCGCGGCGCTGCAGCTGCACGCCGACCTGGTGCGGAGGACGGCCGAGCGCGAGGGCGTGACGAACGACCGCCTGGTCGATCGCCTGGCCCGCCTCCAGCACTCGGCGACCCGGCTCTCGCGCCTGGTGGACGCGGTGCTCCGGGTCGCGACGCTGGAGCCCGGCCGGATCGAGCTCGCGCGGCAGCGCCTGGACCTGCGCGCGCTCGTCGAGCGCGTCGTCGAGGAGCACCGCGCCGAGATCGCCACCGCCGGGTGCGCGGTGCGGCTCGAGCCGGGGCCGCCGGCGGTGGTGAGCGGGGACCGCCACCTGCTCCAGGTGCTGCTCGAGAACCTGCTCGCGAACGCCCTCAAGTACGGCGACCGCCAGCCGATCCAGCTGCGCGTCGCCGCCCGCGGCGGACGGGCCGCGGTCTCCATCACGGATCGCGGGATCGGCATCGCCGCGGAGCGGTTGCCGGCGCTCTTCGACCGGTTCAGCCGCGCGGCCGCCCCACGGCACTACGGCGGGCTGGGGCTGGGCCTGTGGACGGTCCGGGCGATCGCCGAGGCGCACGGGGGCTCGGTGCGCGTGGCGAGCGAGGCCGGCCACGGCGCGACCTTCGAGGTGGAGCTCCCGGCGGAGGTCGGCGCGGAGGCGCACGCCGGCGCCAGCCCCTGA
- a CDS encoding DUF6328 family protein, with translation MAALANRVQNALDEGRILILGAQILLGFEYRAFFEPRYDELPAWAHAAKLLALALLVVTFALVVLPTPFHQLVEEGCDTLRLHRLATRALAAALLPLAVALGLDLASAAPAVDGIGAAAGVSLGAGGTVLALALWYALPAARRRRYVQEDAVPETPLAEKIKHVLTETRMVLPGAQALLGFQLAVTMMEAFARLPRGAQQLHLADTALTALAVVLLLTPAAFHRLAEDGEETARFHRLASRFVLAALAPLGVALSGDLGIIGYRVTGELAPAVGLAAGAAALFLAAWLVLPLAARVAGRHAGHAGRAPAGARA, from the coding sequence ATGGCGGCGCTCGCGAACCGGGTCCAGAACGCCCTCGACGAGGGGCGGATCCTGATCCTCGGCGCCCAGATCCTGCTCGGGTTCGAGTACCGCGCCTTCTTCGAGCCGCGGTACGACGAGCTCCCCGCATGGGCGCACGCCGCCAAGCTGCTCGCCCTCGCGCTCCTCGTGGTCACCTTCGCGCTGGTCGTGCTCCCCACGCCGTTCCACCAGCTCGTGGAAGAGGGGTGCGACACGCTCCGCCTGCACCGGCTGGCGACGCGGGCGCTCGCGGCGGCGCTCCTGCCGCTCGCCGTCGCGCTGGGCCTCGACCTCGCCTCGGCCGCGCCCGCGGTGGACGGGATCGGCGCGGCGGCCGGCGTCTCGCTCGGGGCGGGCGGGACGGTGCTGGCGCTCGCGCTCTGGTACGCGCTGCCCGCCGCGCGGAGGCGGCGCTACGTTCAGGAGGACGCCGTGCCCGAGACGCCGCTGGCCGAGAAGATCAAGCACGTCCTCACCGAGACGCGCATGGTGCTGCCGGGCGCGCAGGCGCTGCTCGGGTTCCAGCTGGCGGTGACGATGATGGAGGCGTTCGCGCGGCTCCCGCGGGGCGCGCAGCAGCTCCACCTGGCGGACACCGCGCTGACGGCGCTGGCGGTGGTGCTGCTCCTCACGCCGGCGGCGTTCCACCGCCTGGCCGAGGACGGCGAGGAGACGGCGCGCTTTCACCGGCTGGCGAGCCGGTTCGTGCTGGCGGCGCTGGCGCCGCTGGGCGTGGCGCTGAGCGGCGACCTCGGGATCATCGGCTACCGGGTGACCGGTGAGCTCGCGCCGGCGGTCGGGCTGGCGGCCGGCGCGGCGGCCCTGTTCCTCGCGGCGTGGCTGGTCCTGCCGCTCGCGGCGCGGGTCGCCGGCCGGCACGCCGGGCACGCCGGGCGCGCCCCCGCCGGCGCCCGCGCCTGA
- a CDS encoding ATP-binding response regulator encodes MLELLRELFASDGYMPHGHCYLWNPGLVALHVASDALIGTAYVVIALTLWQLVRRIKLPFSPMILAFGVFIGACGLTHYMEVFTLWVPDYWLSGFVKLVTAVASVATGAYLLQARPLIVQVTRSAALAERRRVELETKNVELSTLYARVKDLDDAKTRFFANVSHELRTPLALVLGPVEKALASGLPEATRSDLEVARRSARALLRHVDDLLDVARLEEGRMPVRWAAADLARVVREAAAPFEALARERRVALTVDAPEELPAEVDAEKLDRVLANLLGNAFRHVRDGGRVRCALRREGARARVWVEDDGPGIPPALREAVFERFRQGAGREAGGGGAGLGLAIARDFVELHGGRIEAGEAEGGGARLSFEVPLRAPAGRAVEPAAAGRAGAGAGAAAVEALREAPAGPASPEGSARPVVLVVEDHPDMRRLTSDALEPELRVVTASDGEEALQTAEALQPDLVLTDVMMPRMSGERLLAELRARPRLAGTPVLVLTARADDEQRAALLRAGAVDYVTKPFQPEELRARVRTAVAVKRSREVLGRELAQSGGALEDLARELAQRKRELELAAESARVAREQAERASEVKSTFLGMLSHELRTPLTSMTLALAALESREGPLTERQRLQVDRIARASARLLGLIDAMLEYTRIESGRLVVRLEDVDLPRLAAEVVDEALPQAQRKLLPIDLEAGPMPPVRTDPRLLRLVLVNLVVNAVKYTERGRVKVTLRHGPDGHLVEVADTGPGIPPAERARVFEPFHQLSKPGTAPGVGLGLSLVKGVTEALGAALSVESALGQGTTFRVRVPPAERA; translated from the coding sequence ATGCTCGAGCTGCTGCGGGAGCTGTTCGCGTCGGACGGGTACATGCCCCACGGGCACTGCTACCTGTGGAACCCGGGGCTGGTGGCGCTCCACGTCGCGAGCGACGCGCTCATCGGCACGGCCTACGTCGTCATCGCGCTCACGCTCTGGCAGCTCGTCCGCCGCATCAAGCTGCCCTTCAGCCCGATGATCCTGGCCTTCGGCGTCTTCATCGGCGCCTGCGGCCTCACCCACTACATGGAGGTCTTCACGCTGTGGGTGCCGGACTACTGGCTCTCGGGCTTCGTGAAGCTCGTCACGGCGGTCGCCTCCGTCGCCACCGGCGCCTACCTGCTCCAGGCGCGCCCGCTCATCGTGCAGGTGACGCGGTCCGCCGCGCTCGCCGAGCGGCGCCGGGTCGAGCTCGAGACCAAGAACGTGGAGCTCTCGACGCTCTACGCGCGGGTGAAGGACCTCGACGACGCCAAGACCCGCTTCTTCGCCAACGTCTCGCACGAGCTGCGCACGCCGCTGGCGCTGGTCCTCGGGCCGGTGGAGAAGGCGCTGGCGAGCGGGCTCCCGGAGGCGACGCGGAGCGACCTGGAGGTCGCGCGGCGCAGCGCCCGGGCGCTCCTGCGGCACGTCGACGACCTGCTCGACGTGGCGCGGCTGGAGGAGGGCCGGATGCCGGTGCGCTGGGCCGCGGCCGACCTGGCGCGCGTGGTGCGGGAGGCGGCCGCGCCGTTCGAGGCGCTGGCCCGCGAGCGGCGCGTGGCGCTCACCGTCGACGCGCCGGAGGAGCTGCCCGCCGAGGTGGACGCCGAGAAGCTCGACCGCGTCCTCGCGAACCTGCTCGGGAACGCCTTCCGCCACGTCCGCGACGGCGGCCGCGTGCGCTGCGCGCTGCGCCGGGAGGGCGCGCGGGCCCGGGTGTGGGTGGAGGACGACGGCCCCGGCATCCCGCCCGCGCTCCGCGAGGCGGTGTTCGAGCGGTTCCGGCAGGGCGCCGGGCGCGAGGCCGGCGGGGGCGGCGCGGGGCTGGGGCTCGCCATCGCACGCGACTTCGTCGAGCTGCACGGCGGACGCATCGAGGCGGGCGAGGCGGAGGGCGGGGGGGCGCGGCTCAGCTTCGAGGTGCCGCTCCGCGCCCCGGCCGGCCGCGCGGTGGAGCCGGCCGCGGCCGGCCGCGCTGGCGCCGGCGCGGGCGCCGCGGCGGTCGAGGCGCTGCGCGAGGCGCCCGCCGGCCCGGCGTCGCCGGAGGGGAGCGCCCGGCCGGTGGTGCTGGTGGTGGAGGATCACCCCGACATGCGGCGGCTGACGTCCGACGCCCTCGAGCCCGAGCTGCGGGTCGTGACCGCCTCGGATGGGGAGGAGGCGCTGCAGACCGCGGAGGCGCTCCAGCCCGACCTCGTCCTCACCGACGTCATGATGCCGCGGATGAGCGGCGAGCGGCTCCTGGCCGAGCTGCGGGCGCGCCCGCGCCTGGCCGGGACCCCGGTCCTCGTGCTGACGGCGCGCGCCGACGACGAGCAGCGGGCAGCGCTGCTCCGGGCCGGGGCGGTGGACTACGTGACGAAGCCGTTCCAGCCCGAGGAGCTGCGGGCCCGGGTGCGCACCGCGGTCGCGGTGAAGCGCTCGCGCGAGGTGCTCGGGCGCGAGCTCGCCCAGAGCGGCGGAGCGCTGGAGGACCTCGCCCGCGAGCTGGCGCAGCGCAAGCGCGAGCTCGAGCTGGCCGCCGAGTCGGCCCGGGTGGCGCGGGAGCAGGCGGAGCGCGCGAGCGAGGTGAAGAGCACCTTCCTCGGCATGCTCTCGCACGAGCTGCGCACCCCGCTCACCTCGATGACCCTGGCGCTCGCCGCGCTCGAGTCCCGCGAGGGCCCGCTCACCGAGCGCCAGCGGCTCCAGGTGGACCGGATCGCGCGCGCCTCGGCGCGCCTCCTCGGGCTCATCGACGCCATGCTCGAGTACACGCGGATCGAGTCGGGCCGGCTGGTGGTCCGGCTGGAGGACGTCGACCTGCCGCGGCTGGCGGCGGAGGTGGTGGACGAGGCGCTGCCCCAGGCGCAGCGCAAGCTGCTGCCGATCGACCTCGAGGCCGGGCCGATGCCGCCGGTCCGCACCGATCCGCGGCTGCTCCGCCTGGTGCTCGTCAACCTGGTGGTGAACGCGGTCAAGTACACCGAGCGCGGGCGCGTGAAGGTGACGCTGCGCCACGGGCCGGACGGCCACCTGGTCGAGGTGGCCGACACCGGGCCGGGCATCCCGCCGGCCGAGCGCGCCAGGGTCTTCGAGCCTTTTCACCAGCTGTCGAAGCCGGGGACGGCCCCCGGGGTGGGGCTCGGCCTGTCGCTGGTCAAGGGGGTCACCGAGGCGCTCGGGGCGGCGCTGTCGGTCGAGAGCGCGCTGGGCCAGGGCACCACCTTCCGCGTGCGCGTACCGCCGGCGGAGCGAGCCTGA